A stretch of the Denticeps clupeoides chromosome 6, fDenClu1.1, whole genome shotgun sequence genome encodes the following:
- the flrt1a gene encoding leucine-rich repeat transmembrane protein FLRT1 — MAPEGVAELRDWLFPLLLCLALLAEVFEFAAAQGLGELEVGDVVCPSVCRCDEDFIYCNDRGLSAIPPLPPSATVLYLQNNQIDNAGLPTSLERHTTVRVVYLYDNELDDFPMHLPPSLRELHLQDNNIRVLPRAALARLPLLEKLHLDDNSVSTVSIEDQAFADNPRLRLLFLSRNHLSSIPSGLPASLEELRLDDNRISTIPTHAFRGLSSLRRLVLDGNLLANQRIADDTFSRLTNLTELSLVRNSLQTPPLNLPSAHLQRLSLQDNALVHMPRGSLDGMRRLQRLDLSGNNLTTLPKGLFRDLDSLAQLLVRGNPWHCGCNLRWLHDWLHARGNTITVRGLTCQGPERVRDMALKDITNQMEECEVGGGASPGGGIGGGSKDRTPGGGVAASSTTLSPPQGSLFTLRSKRPGLGFPDSGMDYTLSSSSVGKNLALNVKPLSHDSIRVTWSVAQPSSSFRLSWLRLGTSAAMGSITETLVPPERREYLLTALQPGTNYIICIVPLAASLVPKTTITGSDSDSEDSPVCARAETSDPSHSDVSQDEDGGSDQLTSLPLAGIIGGATALVSLALIFAIFCWYGHRAGRLSSRDHYTRNSSRKSKSYDDYIESGTKKDNTILEIRSPGFQMTPMAARQPLQPKPLREDYIIHTIFPSNGTGLYKGPQHMTNTGYGTNRGYREGGIPDIDYSYT; from the coding sequence ATGGCTCCTGAAGGCGTGGCAGAGCTTCGTGATTGGCTGTTTCCCCTGCTACTGTGCCTGGCCTTATTGGCTGAAGTCTTTGAATTCGCAGCAGCACAAGGCCTGGGCGAACTGGAGGTGGGGGATGTCGTGTGTCCGTCTGTGTGCCGGTGCGACGAAGACTTCATCTACTGCAACGATCGTGGGCTCAGTGCCATTCCGCCCCTTCCTCCATCTGCCACTGTCCTCTACCTGCAGAATAACCAGATTGACAACGCTGGCCTGCCCACATCTCTGGAGCGTCACACCACAGTCCGCGTGGTCTACCTCTATGACAATGAACTGGACGACTTTCCCATGCACCTCCCGCCATCGCTGCGAGAGCTCCACCTGCAGGACAACAACATTCGAGTTCTCCCACGGGCAGCCCTCGCACGACTGCCTCTCCTGGAGAAGCTGCACCTGGATGACAACTCCGTGTCCACTGTGAGCATTGAGGATCAGGCGTTCGCCGACAACCCAAGGCTCCGTCTGCTGTTCCTCTCCCGCAACCACCTCTCCAGCATACCCTCTGGACTCCCCGCATCCCTGGAGGAACTTCGCCTGGACGACAACCGCATctccaccatccccacacatgcCTTCCGGGGACTGTCCTCCCTGCGACGCCTCGTTCTTGATGGTAATCTGCTGGCCAACCAGCGCATTGCTGATGACACCTTCTCCCGCCTGACCAACCTGACAGAGCTATCACTGGTGCGGAACTCCCTGCAGACACCACCTCTGAACTTGCCGAGTGCTCACCTGCAACGGCTGTCGCTGCAGGACAATGCTCTGGTCCACATGCCCCGCGGATCGCTGGATGGGATGCGCAGGCTGCAGAGGCTGGACCTTTCTGGGAACAACCTCACCACCCTGCCCAAGGGCCTGTTCCGGGATCTAGACAGCCTGGCACAGCTGCTGGTACGGGGCAACCCTTGGCATTGTGGCTGCAATCTGCGCTGGCTGCATGACTGGCTGCATGCCCGCGGTAACACCATCACAGTACGGGGCCTCACCTGCCAAGGTCCAGAACGGGTGCGTGACATGGCCCTTAAAGACATCACCAACCAGATGGAGGAGTGTGAGGTTGGGGGTGGCGCCTCTCCAGGAGGAGGCATTGGCGGCGGATCCAAGGACAGGACACCTGGGGGAGGTGTAGCAGCCAGTTCCACCACCCTTTCCCCTCCGCAGGGCTCGCTGTTCACCCTGCGCTCCAAACGGCCGGGCTTGGGTTTCCCAGACTCTGGGATGGACTACACATTGAGCAGCAGCAGTGTTGGCAAAAACCTGGCGCTCAACGTGAAACCACTGTCCCACGACAGCATTCGCGTGACCTGGAGTGTTGCCCAGCCCTCGTCTTCCTTCCGGCTAAGCTGGCTGCGCCTGGGGACTAGTGCAGCAATGGGCTCCATCACCGAGACGCTGGTCCCCCCAGAGCGGCGGGAGTACCTGCTCACCGCACTGCAACCCGGAACCAACTACATCATATGCATTGTTCCCCTGGCAGCCAGTTTGGTGCCCAAGACCACAATCACTGGCAGTGATTCGGACTCTGAAGACTCTCCAGTGTGCGCTAGAGCCGAGACGTCAGATCCGAGCCACTCAGATGTCAGCCAGGATGAGGATGGGGGTTCAGATCAGTTAACCTCACTGCCCCTGGCAGGGATTATAGGTGGAGCAACTGCCCTTGTTTCCCTGGCTCTCATCTTTGCCATTTTCTGTTGGTATGGACACCGAGCAGGACGCCTGTCCTCCCGAGACCACTACACTCGCAACAGCTCGCGCAAGAGCAAAAGCTACGATGACTACATTGAGTCAGGAACCAAGAAAGACAACACCATCTTGGAGATACGTAGCCCGGGCTTCCAGATGACCCCGATGGCTGCCAGACAGCCCCTGCAACCCAAACCTCTGCGGGAagactacatcatacacaccatctTTCCTTCCAATGGCACAGGCCTCTACAAGGGCCCTCAACACATGACCAACACGGGCTATGGAACCAACCGTGGCTACAGGGAAGGAGGCATCCCAGATATAGACTACTCCTACACGTGA